In Acidianus brierleyi, one genomic interval encodes:
- a CDS encoding MFS transporter has translation MIGFWVMIYAGPQFVPVLLGTVMKLPPTVYGPLALFMNLIGIPSMVISGALSDKIGRRSMEIIGAMSSIIVSAILYLGVQAGFPLLYAILIFGFGINLPSAISPAYLSERFTTISRATGVGFSYNGVFIVAGFSSIYISLLSRVNSPYISAFIIVTAGAIISIMSLLAGPETLRILNLR, from the coding sequence ATGATAGGATTCTGGGTAATGATATATGCTGGTCCTCAATTCGTACCAGTGCTTTTAGGAACTGTAATGAAGTTGCCTCCAACTGTCTACGGTCCATTGGCTCTGTTCATGAACCTAATAGGAATACCCTCAATGGTAATTTCGGGTGCTCTGTCCGACAAGATAGGTAGAAGAAGCATGGAAATAATAGGAGCCATGTCTTCAATAATCGTTTCAGCAATCCTCTACTTGGGCGTACAAGCTGGGTTTCCGTTACTTTACGCTATACTCATATTCGGCTTTGGAATAAATCTACCATCTGCAATATCGCCAGCTTATTTATCGGAGAGGTTCACCACAATTAGCAGAGCAACAGGGGTTGGGTTCTCCTATAATGGGGTATTCATAGTTGCAGGTTTTTCATCTATTTACATTTCGCTGTTAAGCAGAGTTAATTCGCCTTATATATCTGCATTTATAATAGTGACTGCAGGAGCTATCATATCAATTATGTCTCTGCTGGCAGGACCAGAAACGCTAAGGATTCTCAACTTAAGATAG